In one window of Armatimonadota bacterium DNA:
- a CDS encoding DUF4091 domain-containing protein translates to MTRLAMALLWLLICGLAYSEGATVWVASPWRHVLKSTLPDALRAVGITAARNEYEPFRIIVRAGAAPLSDVTVLASPLTGPAGALAAENIALFREHYVNIFEPSHRSTAPPGWYPDALIPFVDPVDGSELAGAMYDAAPFDVDADTNQGVWADVYVPADTAAGQYAGTVTVLAGEITVGEVPVTLTVREFALPRTFAMRSNFGGFGGRVAAGLVMDPASQDFREVESLYVDTMLAHRCIPASLGGIWPAWTREGGIDDSQSADRMRTMVEQRHVNSLPIPFRYADDPETCKAYLGGLAAYLRAHGWLGLAYIYMKDEPNTAEEYEIVRQQGALIHEADPGIKRLCTEQTVTSDPQWGDLYGAVDIWCPLWGLYDEKTARERQQLGEEIWTYTALCQGDAANPFWQIDFPPVVFRAPFWVSWRYGVTGFLYWSSVYWPPDRDPWSRPHFRDKYWGEGMLLYPGSEAGIRGPVPSIRLKLIREAMEDFEYMALAASRGQEQEVHAIVEQLARSFTDWERDPAAYLSARERIAALIAAEPTAER, encoded by the coding sequence GTGACCAGATTGGCAATGGCGCTGTTGTGGCTCCTCATCTGCGGCTTGGCGTACTCGGAGGGCGCGACGGTGTGGGTCGCTTCGCCGTGGCGGCACGTCTTGAAGAGCACGCTGCCCGACGCCTTGCGCGCTGTGGGAATCACGGCCGCGAGGAACGAGTACGAGCCCTTTCGCATCATCGTCCGCGCGGGCGCCGCGCCGCTGTCCGATGTCACCGTCCTGGCGAGCCCTCTCACCGGGCCCGCGGGCGCGCTTGCGGCGGAGAACATCGCGCTGTTTCGCGAGCACTACGTCAACATCTTCGAGCCCAGCCATCGCTCGACTGCGCCGCCCGGCTGGTATCCCGATGCGCTGATACCGTTCGTGGATCCCGTTGACGGCTCTGAGCTCGCCGGGGCGATGTATGACGCCGCGCCGTTCGATGTTGACGCCGACACCAACCAGGGCGTGTGGGCCGATGTCTACGTGCCTGCAGACACTGCTGCGGGGCAGTACGCGGGCACGGTCACGGTGCTCGCCGGCGAAATAACCGTGGGTGAAGTGCCCGTGACGCTCACGGTTCGGGAGTTCGCCCTGCCCCGCACCTTCGCGATGCGCTCCAACTTCGGCGGCTTCGGCGGCCGCGTCGCCGCAGGCCTCGTGATGGATCCGGCATCCCAGGATTTCCGCGAGGTCGAATCACTGTACGTTGACACCATGTTGGCCCACCGCTGCATTCCCGCGTCGCTCGGCGGCATATGGCCCGCCTGGACCCGGGAAGGCGGCATTGACGATAGCCAGAGCGCGGACCGGATGCGCACCATGGTGGAGCAGCGCCACGTCAATTCGCTTCCCATCCCGTTCAGGTACGCCGACGACCCGGAGACCTGCAAGGCGTACCTCGGAGGCCTCGCCGCCTACCTGCGCGCGCACGGCTGGCTGGGCCTCGCCTACATCTACATGAAGGACGAGCCCAACACCGCGGAAGAGTACGAGATCGTTCGGCAACAGGGCGCGCTCATTCACGAGGCCGACCCGGGAATTAAGCGCCTGTGTACCGAGCAGACCGTGACCTCCGACCCTCAGTGGGGCGACCTCTACGGCGCCGTGGACATCTGGTGTCCTCTGTGGGGCCTCTACGACGAAAAGACCGCGCGCGAGCGGCAGCAACTCGGTGAGGAAATCTGGACCTACACCGCCCTGTGCCAGGGTGATGCGGCAAACCCCTTCTGGCAGATCGACTTTCCACCGGTCGTCTTCCGCGCGCCATTCTGGGTAAGCTGGCGCTACGGCGTCACGGGGTTCCTGTACTGGTCGAGCGTCTATTGGCCGCCCGACCGCGATCCGTGGAGCCGTCCGCACTTTCGAGACAAGTACTGGGGCGAGGGCATGCTGCTGTACCCCGGCAGCGAGGCAGGCATCCGAGGGCCGGTCCCCTCAATACGCCTCAAGCTCATACGCGAGGCAATGGAGGACTTCGAGTACATGGCTCTCGCCGCGAGCCGCGGGCAAGAGCAGGAAGTCCACGCCATAGTGGAGCAGCTCGCTCGTTCGTTCACTGACTGGGAGCGCGACCCCGCCGCATACCTCAGTGCGCGTGAGAGGATCGCCGCATTGATCGCGGCCGAGCCCACGGCTGAGCGTTGA
- a CDS encoding DUF1080 domain-containing protein translates to MRLLLAILLTTLLVPSALAGNAPSGFVPLFDGKTLDGWVVTGNPEGFTVLDGCIHSDGGKGGRLIRTDRPYGNFILRLEFMLSERGNSGIFLRGSDSDRGFEVQLSAPGRDDSHCTGSIYGRVPVNPRPDETPLRWHAIEITAAYKHIEVMVDGVKVCEGDYDQVPSMKDLRLAGYVGMQDSHSGTGRWVKFRNIEINDLDQDPSFVAEGLVSSDPAIRRVAYDAAVGLGPPMVMPLLDIVVSADETASHTAEMALARIVGNASAPGADAQADQVRVALLDRVAASRDASAPERVLAARLLGLVGRADRRTIAVLTEAVLEGGQIGGTALEGLGRIPGRAVTNALIEILPAADRSQQPGILLALGARGDVAAFPALADAARNRAGHMRLAAVQALGLLGSAKAVPILAQTGRNASTRIRAAAVEALLAIADADGVAAPARRQALRAARELTVSDTQ, encoded by the coding sequence ATGAGACTGCTCCTCGCAATCCTGCTGACCACATTGCTGGTGCCGTCCGCCTTAGCCGGCAATGCTCCCTCCGGCTTTGTCCCGCTCTTCGACGGCAAGACCCTCGACGGCTGGGTCGTCACCGGCAACCCCGAGGGATTCACCGTCCTCGACGGCTGCATCCACAGCGACGGCGGCAAGGGCGGCCGCCTGATCCGCACCGACCGACCATACGGCAACTTCATCCTGCGCCTCGAGTTTATGCTGTCCGAGCGCGGCAACAGCGGCATATTCCTCCGCGGCAGCGACTCCGACCGCGGGTTTGAGGTGCAACTCAGCGCGCCCGGCCGAGACGACTCGCACTGCACCGGCTCGATCTACGGCCGGGTGCCGGTGAACCCCCGCCCCGACGAGACCCCGCTGCGTTGGCACGCAATCGAGATCACCGCTGCGTACAAGCACATCGAGGTCATGGTTGATGGCGTCAAGGTCTGCGAGGGCGACTACGACCAGGTGCCTTCAATGAAGGACCTGCGGCTCGCCGGTTACGTCGGCATGCAGGATTCGCACTCCGGCACTGGGCGCTGGGTCAAGTTCCGCAATATCGAGATCAATGACCTGGATCAGGATCCGAGCTTCGTGGCCGAGGGACTCGTCTCCTCCGATCCCGCGATCCGCCGAGTCGCTTACGACGCCGCGGTAGGGCTGGGGCCGCCGATGGTCATGCCGCTGCTGGACATCGTAGTGAGCGCGGACGAGACCGCGAGCCACACGGCCGAGATGGCGCTCGCGCGCATCGTCGGCAACGCCAGTGCGCCGGGCGCCGACGCGCAGGCGGATCAAGTGCGCGTCGCCCTGCTTGACCGCGTGGCGGCCTCCCGCGACGCCAGCGCCCCGGAACGGGTGCTGGCGGCTCGGCTGTTGGGGCTGGTCGGGAGAGCAGATCGCCGCACGATCGCCGTCCTCACGGAAGCTGTGCTGGAAGGCGGACAGATCGGGGGAACCGCGCTGGAGGGGCTGGGCCGCATTCCCGGACGCGCTGTGACGAACGCTCTGATTGAGATCTTGCCCGCGGCTGACCGGTCACAGCAGCCCGGCATACTCCTCGCCCTCGGCGCGCGAGGCGACGTCGCGGCATTCCCGGCACTCGCCGACGCGGCGCGAAACCGCGCCGGACATATGCGCCTCGCGGCGGTGCAGGCTCTCGGCCTGCTCGGCAGCGCGAAGGCAGTTCCCATCTTGGCGCAGACGGGCCGGAATGCATCCACCCGCATTCGCGCGGCCGCCGTTGAGGCGCTGCTCGCTATCGCCGACGCGGACGGCGTGGCTGCCCCCGCGCGCCGGCAGGCCCTCCGCGCCGCGCGCGAACTCACCGTGAGCGATACGCAGTAG
- a CDS encoding Gfo/Idh/MocA family oxidoreductase — ESDFRRVLDRPDIDVITYATPDHWHALIAILAFQAGKHVYGEKPLSRDLAEGRAMLRAARRYNRIFQLGTQIHAGDNYHRVVELIRAGVIGAVHTVRLWRVGKEIDLGFQPDGDPPPTLDWDMWLGPAPWRRFNGAVCPYNFRFYWDYSGGTFADFWCHVADLPFWALNPGAPLTVSASGDDPLDHMVTAPDFMDAEFEFTDLKMSWHSRTPDIPGAEDKGLGIQFVGTKGELVADYESRVIFLDGKQHADIPEVPASLPRSPGHQRNFLDCVKSGAQPESNLEYVVPMTLPMHAACIAYRLGRKLTWDAARGEFVGDDAANRMRHRPYRAPWYLPT, encoded by the coding sequence TCGAGTCGGACTTTCGCCGCGTGCTGGATCGTCCCGACATTGACGTCATCACCTACGCCACCCCCGATCACTGGCACGCGCTCATCGCCATCCTCGCCTTCCAGGCCGGCAAGCACGTCTACGGCGAGAAGCCGCTCTCGCGCGACCTGGCCGAGGGACGGGCGATGCTCAGAGCCGCGCGGAGATACAACCGCATCTTCCAACTCGGCACCCAGATCCACGCCGGTGACAACTACCACCGCGTCGTCGAGCTGATTCGCGCCGGTGTCATCGGCGCCGTCCATACCGTGCGCCTGTGGCGCGTCGGCAAGGAAATCGACCTCGGCTTCCAGCCGGACGGCGATCCGCCGCCGACGCTGGATTGGGACATGTGGCTCGGCCCCGCGCCGTGGCGGCGGTTCAACGGCGCGGTTTGCCCGTACAACTTCCGGTTCTACTGGGATTACTCCGGCGGCACCTTCGCCGACTTCTGGTGCCACGTCGCCGATCTCCCGTTCTGGGCGCTGAATCCCGGCGCGCCGTTGACCGTGTCCGCGAGCGGCGACGACCCGCTTGACCACATGGTCACTGCGCCGGACTTCATGGATGCCGAGTTCGAGTTCACGGATCTCAAGATGTCCTGGCACAGCCGGACCCCCGACATCCCCGGCGCCGAGGACAAGGGCCTGGGCATCCAATTCGTCGGCACCAAGGGCGAACTCGTCGCCGACTACGAGTCCCGCGTCATCTTCCTCGACGGCAAGCAGCACGCGGACATCCCGGAGGTGCCGGCATCCCTGCCGCGTTCACCCGGGCATCAGCGCAACTTCCTGGATTGCGTGAAATCCGGCGCGCAGCCCGAGAGCAACCTCGAGTACGTCGTGCCCATGACGCTGCCGATGCACGCGGCATGCATCGCATATCGCCTGGGGCGCAAGCTGACCTGGGACGCGGCCCGCGGCGAGTTCGTCGGCGACGACGCCGCGAACCGCATGCGCCATCGCCCCTACCGCGCGCCGTGGTATCTGCCGACGTGA